The following coding sequences lie in one Panicum virgatum strain AP13 chromosome 6N, P.virgatum_v5, whole genome shotgun sequence genomic window:
- the LOC120678404 gene encoding TOM1-like protein 5: MASVMVKAATSDKLKEMDWAKNIEICEFVAQDPGKAKDVIKSIKKCIGGRNKNTQLYAVMLLEMLMNNCGEPIHRQVIDNGLLPILVKIVKKKTELPVRENIFLLLDATQTSLGGAKARFPQYYDAYYELVSAGVQFSNRPNVVVTRAEVPVPETRTEPNKESLSTRLNEAQQEVHAQPVPDTSIVRKASSVMEVLRDVLNSMDPRHPEGATDEFVLDLVEQCTFQKQRIMHLVMTSRDEAVVSQAIELNEELHKVLVRHDALLSVQPTTTVASNLEEEEEEDAESLYRRLRKGKALSQDYTDDSVPSFRFIPDDKMRRPLTIQPPHPDKKLGALNIRSPDQVEPRPELGPLIPPPPAKHAERERFFREKSIDSLASLPGHLRSMSQHSRDGSSSCSGSTDYGD, from the exons ATGGCGTCGGTAATGGTGAAGGCGGCGACGAGCGACAAGCTCAAGGAGATGGATTGGGCGAAGAACATCGAAATCTGCGAGTTCGTGGCGCAGGATCCTGG AAAAGCGAAAGATGTGATCAAGTCTATAAAGAAGTGTATAGGGGGAAGGAACAAGAACACTCAACTCTATGCTGTTATG CTATTGGAGATGCTCATGAATAACTGTGGAGAGCCTATCCACAGGCAGGTCATTGATAATGGCCTTCTTCCGATACTTGTGAAGATAGTGAAGAAAAAG ACAGAATTGCCAGTTCGAGAAAATATATTTCTTTTGCTAGATGCTACCCAAACATCCCTTGGTGGAGCTAAAGCAAGATTCCCTCAGTACTATGATGCATACTATGAGCTGGTG TCTGCAGGTGTGCAATTTTCAAATCGTCCAAATGTTGTTGTCACACGAGCAGAAGTGCCAGTCCCAGAAACGAGAACAGAACCAAATAAGGAAAGTTTATCGACCCGATTGAATGAAGCTCAGCAGGAAGTGCACGCTCAACCTGTTCCTGACACAAG TATAGTACGGAAAGCCTCTAGTGTGATGGAAGTTTTAAGGGATGTGCTAAATTCTATGGATCCTAGACACCCTGAG GGCGCAACTGATGAATTTGTGTTGGATCTTGTCGAGCAATGTACATTTCAGAAGCAAAGAATAATGCACCTTGTTATGACATCAAG GGACGAAGCAGTGGTATCACAAGCTATAGAGCTAAATGAAGAGCTACATAAGGTCCTTGTGCGGCACGATGCATTGCTTTCAGTTCAGCCGACTACAACAGTAGCTTCTAAtctggaggaagaggaggaagaagatgctgAAAGTCTATATCGGAG ACTGAGGAAGGGGAAAGCTCTATCTCAAGATTACACAGATGATTCTGTGCCGTCATTCCGATTCATACCAGATGACAAGATGCGGCGCCCGCTGACCATCCAGCCACCTCACCCCGACAAGAAACTTGGCGCGCTCAACATCCGCTCTCCAGACCAGGTGGAGCCGAGACCCGAGCTCGGTCCTCTGATCCCGCCGCCCCCCGCGAAGCATGCCGAGAGGGAGCGTTTCTTCCGGGAGAAGAGCATAGACAGCTTGGCTAGCCTGCCGGGCCACCTGAGGAGCATGTCGCAGCACAGCCGGGATGGCAGCAGCTCGTGTAGCGGCAGCACTGATTATGGCGACTGA